The proteins below are encoded in one region of Tessaracoccus aquimaris:
- a CDS encoding branched-chain amino acid ABC transporter permease, translating to MSTLTRIGLRALPFVASYAIVLGLMNAGLIGDYVFSIIVTICINIILAASLNLVTGFTGQFSLGHAGFMSIGAYTCALISINFGPTLGDVPAFLLGMLAGAIAAALVGALVGLPTLRLRGDYLAIATLGMAEIIRVVMLNLPITNGAAGLSGIPQVVDWNWAFGFTALTLIVLWNYIRSSQGRRAIAVREDEIAAEAIGVNTTASKVQAFTIGAFFAGIGGGLYASYFYFIKPDQFGFMKSIDILVIVVLGGLGSLSGTVIAAILLAIVSVALSEFSDIRMIIYALVLVLIMIFRPGGLMGSKEVTDTVLGRVFRREGKKATAEEAR from the coding sequence ATGTCGACGCTCACCCGGATCGGGCTGCGCGCCCTCCCCTTCGTCGCCTCCTACGCCATCGTGCTCGGCCTGATGAACGCGGGCCTGATCGGCGACTACGTCTTCTCGATCATCGTCACGATCTGCATCAACATCATCCTGGCCGCCAGCCTCAACCTGGTGACCGGCTTCACGGGCCAGTTCTCGCTCGGCCACGCAGGCTTCATGTCGATCGGCGCCTACACGTGCGCGCTGATCTCGATCAACTTCGGCCCCACGCTCGGCGACGTGCCCGCGTTCCTGCTCGGCATGCTCGCAGGCGCCATCGCGGCGGCCCTCGTCGGCGCGCTCGTGGGCCTCCCGACGCTGCGGCTCCGCGGCGACTACCTGGCCATCGCGACCCTCGGCATGGCCGAGATCATCCGCGTCGTCATGCTGAACCTGCCGATCACCAACGGCGCGGCGGGCCTGTCCGGCATCCCGCAGGTCGTCGACTGGAACTGGGCCTTCGGGTTCACGGCGCTGACGCTGATCGTGCTGTGGAACTACATCCGCAGCTCGCAGGGTCGCCGCGCCATCGCCGTGCGCGAGGACGAGATCGCCGCGGAGGCGATCGGCGTCAACACCACCGCGAGCAAGGTGCAGGCCTTCACGATCGGCGCGTTCTTCGCGGGCATCGGCGGCGGCCTGTACGCGTCCTACTTCTACTTCATCAAGCCCGACCAGTTCGGCTTCATGAAGTCCATCGACATCCTCGTGATCGTCGTCCTCGGCGGCCTGGGCTCCCTGTCGGGCACCGTGATCGCGGCGATCCTGCTCGCGATCGTCTCGGTCGCGCTGAGCGAGTTCTCCGACATCCGGATGATCATCTACGCGCTGGTGCTCGTGCTCATCATGATCTTCCGCCCCGGCGGCTTGATGGGATCCAAGGAGGTCACCGACACGGTGCTCGGCAGAGTGTTCAGACGCGAGGGCAAGAAGGCGACCGCGGAGGAGGCCCGATGA